The following proteins are encoded in a genomic region of Clostridia bacterium:
- the bshA gene encoding N-acetyl-alpha-D-glucosaminyl L-malate synthase BshA: MSADTPLKIGIVCYPSPGGSGIVATELACELARRGHDVHIFSHDVPFRLDPCRGRLTYHPVTAPEHPVLVAAPYEAALAGTIVNIVRRVRLDVLHVHYAVPHVSAAWLAASVLGDRAPAIVATLHGSDVTMLGRDPALRPVLAHTLERAHAVTTVSAYMAEKAREQFGLGRPIDVIPNFVDPAVYGGPPDRSLRAQYAGPDEAVVLHASNFRPVKKVEDVVRIFARIARRRPARLLLVGEGPDSPAAYRQAVVEDVEDRVVFMGTHPNVAPIFRIADLFLLPSADEGFGLSALEAMAAGVPVVASAVGGLPEVIEHGVSGLLYPPEDVEAMAEGGLRLLTDAAFRETIVANARRRVMERFTAERVIPMYVEVYRRAVARATRPAAGATSRFEA; this comes from the coding sequence ATGTCGGCGGACACGCCGCTCAAGATCGGCATCGTCTGTTACCCGTCGCCGGGCGGCAGCGGCATCGTGGCCACGGAGCTCGCCTGCGAGCTGGCGCGGCGCGGCCACGACGTGCACATCTTCAGCCACGACGTGCCCTTCCGGTTGGACCCGTGCCGCGGCCGGCTGACCTACCATCCCGTCACGGCGCCGGAGCACCCGGTGCTGGTCGCCGCGCCGTACGAGGCTGCGCTCGCCGGCACCATCGTCAACATCGTGCGCCGCGTGCGGCTGGATGTGCTGCACGTGCACTACGCCGTCCCGCACGTGTCGGCCGCCTGGCTGGCGGCGAGCGTGCTCGGCGACCGGGCGCCGGCCATCGTGGCCACGCTGCACGGTTCCGACGTGACGATGCTCGGCCGCGACCCGGCGTTGCGCCCGGTGCTGGCGCACACGCTGGAGCGCGCCCACGCCGTCACGACCGTGTCCGCGTACATGGCCGAAAAGGCGCGGGAGCAGTTCGGGCTCGGGCGGCCGATCGACGTCATCCCGAACTTCGTCGATCCGGCCGTCTACGGCGGGCCGCCCGACCGGTCGCTGCGCGCGCAGTACGCCGGCCCGGACGAGGCCGTCGTGCTCCACGCTTCGAATTTCCGCCCGGTCAAGAAGGTGGAGGACGTGGTGCGCATCTTCGCGCGCATCGCGCGGCGCCGGCCGGCGCGGCTGTTACTCGTCGGCGAGGGGCCGGACTCGCCCGCCGCGTACCGGCAGGCGGTGGTCGAGGACGTCGAGGACCGCGTGGTCTTCATGGGCACGCACCCGAACGTGGCGCCCATCTTTCGCATCGCGGACCTGTTCCTGCTTCCTTCCGCGGATGAAGGCTTCGGGCTCTCCGCTCTGGAGGCGATGGCCGCGGGCGTGCCGGTGGTGGCCAGCGCAGTGGGCGGCTTGCCGGAGGTCATCGAGCACGGCGTCTCGGGGCTGCTCTACCCGCCGGAAGACGTCGAGGCCATGGCGGAAGGCGGCCTCCGCCTGCTCACGGACGCGGCGTTCCGCGAGACGATCGTCGCAAACGCCCGCCGCCGCGTCATGGAGCGGTTCACGGCGGAACGGGTCATCCCGATGTACGTCGAGGTGTACCGCCGCGCGGTCGCGCGGGCGACCCGGCCGGCCGCCGGAGCGACGAGCCGTTTCGAAGCGTGA